A window of Polypterus senegalus isolate Bchr_013 unplaced genomic scaffold, ASM1683550v1 scaffold_1245, whole genome shotgun sequence contains these coding sequences:
- the LOC120519554 gene encoding Fc receptor-like protein 6, which translates to MECRVEDSITDLTYRFHKVGNGHNYEVKQTTERTYTIESVSQSDSGEYQCDVYRAGYPQVLGLSNRVTLTVHELFSKPTLIVDPSTTLWEGDTVTLRCQSESKVQGTQLRYKFYRDQEPVSQGASESEFRIPSARPEKSGSYWCEVEAEGKKTEKKTSERVQVTVREHPKATLTLRRHRDVVYTGDTVTMDCRIDDSFTVWRYQWYRGNVANRGSPTKDVTGPTYTIQSVTQSDRGPYWCEAQRDDPPHRSRPSNAVSLTVKELFSKPSLKVDPKTSVWEGDAVTLRCQSESRVQETRLRYKFYKDKQPVSQRASESEFTIPSARPEKSGSYWCEVEAEGKKTEKKTSERVQVTVRGHPKARLTLQRQRDVMYTGDTVIMDCSIDGSFTGWRYQWYRGNVANRGSPTKDVTGPTYTIQSVTQSDSGPYWCEAHRDDPPHHTYPSNAVNLSVNELFTKPTLTVHPSTKLWQGDAVTLRCQSESQVQSTRLRYKFYRDEEPVSERLSESEFTIPSARPEKSVSYWCEVEAEGKKTEKKTSERVQVTVR; encoded by the exons ATGGAGTGCAGAGTTGAGGACAGCATCACTGACTTGACATATCGCTTTCACAAAGTTGGTAACGGACATAATTATGAAGTTAAACAGACCACTGAACGCACTTACACCATCGAGTCTGTGAGTCAGTCTGACAGTGGAGAATACCAATGTGACGTCTACAGAGCTGGTTACCCTCAAGTCTTAGGACTCAGCAATCGTGTTACACTGACTGTTCATG AACTCTTCAGTAAGCCCACCCTGATAGTCGACCCCAGTACCACATTGTGGGAAGGTGACACTGTGACCCTGAGGTGTCAGTCGGAGAGTAAAGTGCAGGGGACACAACTGAGATACAAATTCTACAGAGACCAGGAACCTGTGAGTCAAGGAGCTTCAGAGTCGGAGTTCAGAATTCCATCAGCTCGACCAGAGAAGTCCGGCAGTTACTGGTGTGAGGTGGAGGCAGAAGGGAAGAAGACTGAGAAGAAAACAAGTGAGCGAGTGCAGGTGACCGTGAGAG AACACCCAAAGGCCACACTGACACTGAGGAGACACAGAGATGTGGTGTACACTGGAGACACGGTGACCATGGACTGTAGAATTGATGACAGCTTTACTGTCTGGAGGTATCAGTGGTACAGAGGGAATGTGGCAAACAGGGGGAGTCCAACTAAAGATGTCACTGGACCCACTTACACCATCCAGTCTGTGACTCAGTCTGACAGGGGACCATACTGGTGTGAAGCCCAAAGAGATGATCCTCCTCATCGCTCACGTCCCAGTAATGCTGTTAGTCTGACAGTTAAAG AGTTGTTCAGTAAGCCCAGCCTAAAAGTTGACCCCAAAACCTCAGTGTGGGAAGGTGACGCTGTGACCCTGAGGTGTCAGTCTGAGAGTCGAGTGCAGGAAACACGACTGAGATACAAATTCTACAAAGACAAGCAACCTGTGAGTCAAAGAGCTTCAGAGTCAGAGTTCACAATTCCATCAGCTCGACCAGAGAAGTCCGGCAGTTACTGGTGTGAGGTGGAGGCAGAAGGGAAGAAGACTGAGAAGAAAACAAGTGAGCGAGTGCAGGTGACCGTGAGAG GACACCCAAAGGCCAGACTGACACTGCAGAGACAGAGAGACGTGATGTACACTGGAGACACGGTGATCATGGACTGCAGCATTGATGGCAGCTTTACTGGCTGGAGGTATCAGTGGTACAGAGGGAATGTGGCAAACAGGGGGAGTCCAACTAAAGATGTCACTGGACCCACTTACACCATCCAGTCTGTGACTCAGTCTGACAGTGGACCATACTGGTGTGAAGCCCACAGAGATGATCCACCTCATCATACATATCCCAGTAATGCTGTTAATCTGAGTGTTAATG AGCTGTTCACCAAGCCCACCCTGACAGTCCACCCCAGTACCAAATTGTGGCAAGGTGACGCTGTGACCCTGAGGTGTCAGTCTGAGAGTCAAGTGCAGAGCACACGACTGAGATACAAATTCTACCGAGATGAGGAACCTGTGAGTGAAAGACTTTCAGAGTCGGAGTTCACAATTCCATCAGCTCGACCAGAGAAGTCCGTCAGTTACTGGTGTGAGGTGGAGGCAGAAGGGAAGAAGACTGAGAAGAAAACAAGTGAGCGAGTGCAGGTGACCGTGAGAG